A genomic region of Sphingobium sp. HWE2-09 contains the following coding sequences:
- a CDS encoding helix-turn-helix transcriptional regulator: protein MTKSVGVIVMAFSKAQELLRLAMLATGRRGVTLEDIQEEFSCSERTAQRMTFALQAAFPQTDYAIGEDRRARWNIPARAIAPLLTPSSEELVALAEAIVQLDHAGMPKEAAHARSLERKVRALIPPDKGTKLDVDKEAILEALGHAARPGPQPAADEDVVEAIYEALKGPNLLRISYRRRDEDEPSERIVAPHGLLLGVRRYLVARDTGKGPEANLRHYRVEEIYEAEMLAESFEIDLGFNLKRHAEKGFGSYESEREFGEVVWRFTPDAAAHARRFVFHPTQSAEEGEDGSLTVSFMASGFLEMTWHLYQWGDAVEVLAPQRLREMVHEYRRVFPALP, encoded by the coding sequence GTGACAAAATCTGTCGGGGTTATCGTCATGGCCTTTTCGAAAGCGCAGGAACTGCTGAGGCTGGCGATGCTGGCGACGGGTCGCCGTGGCGTGACGCTAGAGGACATCCAAGAAGAGTTCTCATGCTCGGAAAGGACAGCGCAGCGTATGACCTTCGCGCTGCAGGCGGCCTTCCCCCAGACTGACTATGCGATCGGCGAGGACCGACGGGCGAGATGGAACATCCCTGCCCGCGCCATTGCTCCGCTCCTGACACCCTCGTCCGAGGAGCTCGTCGCTTTGGCGGAGGCGATCGTCCAGCTGGACCACGCCGGCATGCCGAAGGAAGCCGCGCATGCCCGTAGCCTAGAGCGGAAGGTTAGAGCGCTGATACCGCCTGACAAGGGAACGAAGCTCGACGTGGACAAGGAGGCGATCCTGGAGGCGCTCGGCCACGCCGCCCGCCCTGGACCACAGCCCGCAGCCGACGAGGACGTGGTCGAGGCGATCTACGAAGCGCTGAAGGGCCCGAACCTCCTTCGCATCAGCTATCGGAGGCGGGACGAGGACGAGCCGAGCGAACGTATTGTCGCCCCCCATGGCCTCCTGCTCGGCGTGCGCCGGTATCTTGTCGCGCGGGATACCGGCAAGGGACCGGAAGCCAATTTGCGGCACTATCGGGTCGAGGAGATCTACGAGGCGGAGATGCTCGCCGAATCTTTCGAGATCGATCTCGGATTCAATCTCAAACGACATGCCGAGAAGGGCTTCGGCTCATATGAGAGCGAACGGGAGTTCGGCGAGGTAGTTTGGCGTTTCACGCCGGATGCAGCCGCTCATGCGCGGCGCTTCGTCTTCCATCCCACGCAGTCCGCGGAGGAGGGAGAGGATGGATCGCTCACCGTCAGCTTCATGGCGTCAGGGTTCCTTGAGATGACATGGCACCTCTATCAATGGGGGGATGCCGTGGAGGTCTTGGCGCCGCAAAGGCTCCGTGAGATGGTCCATGAATACCGACGCGTCTTTCCGGCTCTGCCGTGA
- a CDS encoding metallophosphoesterase family protein, which yields MGTLKIIHSADWQLGKPFGRFSHEVRNALSEARLDAIDELGKAAMTAGAAHVVVAGDVFDNVEPGDRIVMQALSRMERAPVTWWLMPGNHDHARAGGLWSGIRARAPSSVRIVDTAEPVEMEEGAWLLPAPLEHRKTTNDPTAAMVDMATPPGALRIGLAHGSITEFGASGESSNLIPPDRAKSAGLDYLALGDWHGFLTLGDRTAYSGTPEIDRFGRDEPGACISVDLRSEEPPQLRRVETGRYRWISRRWNVANEDELEREIATLRTEARLSDVLLALDLTGVASLSDRVSMLALLENRLAHELRNLDLDTDELIAQPTSDDIARIEVQGALAGATAALQSKADANGPDAQIAAAALERLYVEALRFDAEVSK from the coding sequence GTGGGAACGCTCAAGATCATTCACAGTGCTGACTGGCAGCTCGGGAAGCCGTTTGGCCGCTTCTCTCACGAGGTGCGCAACGCGCTCTCCGAAGCGCGGCTTGATGCGATCGACGAACTCGGGAAGGCCGCAATGACGGCCGGCGCAGCACATGTCGTGGTGGCGGGAGACGTGTTCGACAATGTTGAGCCTGGCGACCGCATCGTCATGCAGGCGCTGTCCCGGATGGAGCGCGCGCCGGTGACGTGGTGGCTCATGCCGGGCAACCATGACCACGCCCGTGCGGGCGGTCTCTGGAGCGGGATCCGCGCTCGTGCACCGTCGTCGGTACGAATTGTCGACACGGCCGAACCGGTTGAGATGGAGGAGGGTGCCTGGCTACTTCCGGCGCCTCTCGAGCATCGCAAGACGACGAACGATCCGACCGCAGCGATGGTTGACATGGCGACGCCCCCTGGAGCGCTTCGGATCGGGCTGGCACACGGTTCGATCACGGAGTTTGGAGCGTCTGGCGAGAGTTCGAACCTAATCCCTCCCGATCGGGCGAAGTCTGCGGGGTTGGACTATCTCGCGCTCGGGGACTGGCACGGTTTCCTCACTCTCGGCGATAGGACTGCCTATAGCGGCACGCCGGAGATCGATAGGTTTGGGCGGGATGAACCCGGCGCGTGCATCTCCGTGGATCTGCGGTCCGAAGAGCCTCCGCAGCTCCGAAGGGTCGAGACTGGCCGTTACCGTTGGATCTCACGCCGATGGAATGTCGCGAACGAGGATGAGCTTGAGAGGGAGATCGCTACGCTGAGGACAGAGGCGCGCCTCTCCGATGTGCTGTTGGCACTCGATCTGACGGGCGTGGCGAGCCTTTCCGACCGTGTCTCGATGTTGGCCCTCCTGGAGAACCGTCTCGCGCACGAGTTGCGCAACCTCGATCTGGATACTGACGAGCTTATTGCCCAGCCCACGTCGGACGATATCGCGAGGATCGAAGTTCAGGGGGCTCTTGCCGGTGCCACTGCGGCACTGCAATCCAAGGCTGACGCCAACGGCCCGGATGCGCAGATTGCGGCGGCGGCTTTGGAGCGTCTCTATGTCGAAGCGCTTCGATTTGACGCAGAGGTGTCGAAATGA
- a CDS encoding AAA family ATPase — MIIKSLEVANFRKFRDPLRVEGFTDGLNIVVEPNETGKSTLLEALRAAFFVRYSAKTELVRSYVPIGDDVAPRVSVGFHIRGDAWTLEKQFMKSASVRLSGASGRKESDAAEEALQELLGFERGNRGTDPETRGPLGLLWVEQATALAVENPNRIVRDTVRGVLEAEVGAVTGGRRFDAIRSNVEMAYSALRTPSTGKSKGDLAAAETRLAEATAARQAAEAVFRDYEGTLADLETAKSRLKILERDLVDPETVEQRRKLEDDLKTAETAALRHSAAEAQLGQADAIVTTASAAVQRLNAAEDRLNSAGNALETAKGSLEEARSNVEKLIEEERALRQTLDDARQETEKHELALAGARDRARVFATAAGARRAIDARRALDVLEARERELKQASADLIDASELNKVAEYELAAIQARARFEAGAVKVEVELNEGSTLRIDGEAAEVANVEVLKATRFDLGTAGSVTVRPPVGSSLSIEADLAAADGERDAALRRLGIRSHSEGITRNERAAAAERELMALQKQIASACPGDASISLAPGADALKAFVASLSEDLIDAVAPTDDIAALEGVVTEAKLSEATASGRREDAREALSKAERVKATADADHGSAHREMEAASENLRTVIDAGDRGKLVADLQSAQRDRTAKFESAEKTKAGTDSFDPEAIRRRIENIDRAARRAGEERLELTASIAALEAAVAREGTSGPAGRVAEARDDEEASATSLERLRREADTLDMLRKALTQAADEASRTFLAPVTARAGRYIQQLLPGSDLSFNEELGLAGVSRAGIDEACGDLSRGTQEQLAILTRLAFADLLLEDGAPISLILDDPLVYSDDIRLETMTDILQEASKRMQVILLTCRSKAFRHVEANRIVLR, encoded by the coding sequence ATGATCATCAAGAGCCTGGAAGTCGCGAACTTCCGCAAGTTCCGCGATCCCCTTCGCGTCGAGGGCTTTACCGACGGTCTCAACATCGTTGTCGAGCCCAACGAGACGGGCAAATCGACCTTGCTGGAAGCCCTCCGTGCTGCCTTCTTCGTCCGATACTCTGCCAAGACCGAACTGGTGCGGTCCTACGTTCCGATCGGTGACGACGTTGCGCCAAGAGTATCGGTCGGCTTCCATATTCGAGGTGACGCCTGGACGCTCGAAAAGCAGTTCATGAAGTCGGCGTCCGTTCGCCTCTCCGGGGCCAGCGGCCGCAAGGAGAGCGATGCCGCTGAGGAGGCGCTGCAGGAGCTGCTGGGGTTTGAGCGGGGCAACAGGGGGACTGATCCGGAAACCCGGGGCCCGCTTGGCCTACTGTGGGTGGAACAGGCCACTGCACTGGCCGTCGAAAATCCGAACCGCATCGTGCGCGACACGGTTCGGGGCGTCCTTGAAGCCGAAGTGGGTGCGGTTACGGGAGGCCGTCGGTTCGATGCGATCCGGTCCAACGTGGAGATGGCATATTCCGCACTCAGGACCCCTTCGACTGGGAAATCTAAGGGCGATCTCGCGGCCGCCGAAACACGGCTCGCCGAGGCGACAGCCGCGCGCCAAGCTGCCGAAGCTGTCTTTCGCGACTATGAGGGCACGCTTGCCGATCTCGAAACCGCGAAGTCACGTTTGAAGATCCTGGAGCGCGATCTCGTCGACCCCGAGACGGTCGAGCAGCGTCGCAAACTCGAGGACGATCTGAAGACCGCTGAAACGGCTGCGCTTCGACATTCGGCGGCGGAAGCGCAGCTCGGCCAGGCTGATGCTATCGTGACAACCGCTTCAGCGGCGGTGCAGCGACTTAACGCTGCTGAGGACCGGCTGAACTCCGCCGGAAATGCACTAGAAACGGCGAAAGGATCGCTGGAAGAGGCTCGCTCCAACGTGGAGAAGTTGATCGAGGAAGAGAGGGCTCTGCGTCAGACGCTCGATGACGCCAGGCAGGAGACGGAAAAGCACGAGTTGGCACTAGCAGGTGCCCGTGATCGTGCCCGCGTATTTGCCACGGCTGCTGGAGCACGCAGGGCGATCGATGCTCGGCGCGCGCTTGACGTGCTCGAGGCTCGGGAGAGGGAATTGAAGCAGGCATCAGCGGACCTGATCGATGCCAGTGAGCTCAATAAGGTTGCCGAATACGAGTTGGCGGCGATCCAGGCGCGAGCGCGGTTCGAGGCCGGAGCCGTCAAGGTCGAAGTGGAATTGAACGAGGGCTCTACCCTTCGGATCGACGGTGAAGCCGCGGAGGTAGCCAACGTCGAGGTCTTGAAAGCTACCCGGTTTGACCTGGGGACTGCTGGCAGCGTGACCGTTCGTCCCCCCGTGGGATCCAGCCTTAGCATTGAAGCGGACTTGGCGGCAGCGGACGGAGAGCGTGACGCTGCCCTGAGGCGGCTTGGAATCAGATCCCATTCCGAGGGCATCACGCGAAACGAGCGTGCGGCCGCAGCGGAACGGGAACTCATGGCTCTGCAAAAGCAGATTGCGTCGGCTTGTCCTGGTGACGCGTCGATCTCGCTGGCGCCTGGTGCTGATGCACTGAAGGCGTTCGTTGCGTCTCTGAGTGAGGATCTCATCGATGCGGTCGCGCCGACGGACGATATCGCTGCCCTCGAAGGGGTGGTGACGGAGGCCAAGCTGTCGGAGGCGACCGCATCTGGCCGACGTGAGGATGCAAGGGAGGCGCTTTCGAAGGCGGAACGCGTCAAGGCTACGGCTGATGCCGATCACGGAAGTGCGCATCGCGAGATGGAAGCGGCGAGCGAGAACCTTCGGACCGTGATCGATGCTGGCGACCGGGGGAAGCTGGTAGCGGACCTTCAGTCGGCGCAGCGCGATCGGACTGCAAAGTTCGAATCTGCGGAGAAGACGAAAGCAGGAACCGACTCTTTTGATCCTGAGGCCATCCGTCGGCGCATTGAAAACATCGATCGCGCTGCTCGGCGGGCCGGAGAGGAGCGGCTCGAACTGACCGCATCGATCGCAGCGCTCGAAGCGGCAGTCGCAAGGGAGGGAACAAGCGGGCCTGCAGGAAGGGTGGCAGAGGCGCGTGACGATGAGGAGGCCTCAGCGACTTCCCTCGAGCGCCTCAGGCGCGAGGCGGATACGCTCGACATGCTGCGGAAAGCCCTGACGCAGGCGGCGGACGAAGCATCTAGGACGTTCCTTGCACCCGTTACGGCACGTGCTGGGCGTTACATCCAGCAACTTCTGCCCGGTAGCGACCTGTCCTTCAACGAGGAACTTGGGCTCGCTGGGGTTTCACGAGCTGGGATCGACGAGGCGTGTGGCGACCTTAGTCGCGGGACACAGGAGCAATTGGCGATCCTGACTCGTCTGGCGTTCGCAGACCTCTTGCTGGAGGATGGAGCACCGATTTCCCTCATACTGGATGATCCGTTGGTCTATTCGGACGACATCCGGTTGGAGACGATGACGGACATCCTGCAGGAGGCGTCCAAACGGATGCAAGTCATCTTGCTGACTTGCAGGTCGAAGGCATTTCGTCACGTCGAGGCTAACCGGATCGTGCTCAGATGA